Proteins co-encoded in one Pseudomonadota bacterium genomic window:
- the larB gene encoding nickel pincer cofactor biosynthesis protein LarB has translation MDRDMIRQMLDEVASGELAPGEALKRISALPFADIGVAKHDGHRPLRNGFAEVILCEGKRPEHVRAIVAAAVDRGMNAFGTRADESLIRTIESAFKGVKADHVSRTFSIMQRRPEPIPGRLAVLAAGTADIPVAEEALRTAEFFGVEPTRHYDVGVAGLHRLFACLEEIRGAAALIVAAGMDGALPSVVGGLVSSPVIAVPTSVGYGASFNGVAALLNMLCSCSEGVSVVNIDNGFGAACAAIRVMRAMRAAGGR, from the coding sequence CTGGGGAGGCGCTGAAGAGGATCTCGGCGCTCCCGTTCGCGGATATCGGCGTCGCCAAGCACGACGGACACAGGCCGCTCCGAAACGGCTTCGCCGAGGTGATCCTCTGCGAGGGCAAGAGGCCCGAACACGTGAGGGCGATCGTCGCAGCCGCGGTGGACAGGGGCATGAACGCCTTCGGAACGAGGGCCGACGAGTCGCTGATCCGCACGATCGAGTCCGCGTTCAAGGGGGTGAAGGCGGACCATGTCAGCCGCACCTTCAGCATCATGCAGAGGCGGCCGGAGCCGATCCCAGGGAGGCTCGCGGTGCTCGCCGCGGGCACGGCAGACATCCCCGTTGCCGAGGAGGCGCTCAGGACCGCGGAGTTCTTCGGCGTGGAGCCGACCAGGCACTACGACGTGGGGGTCGCAGGTCTCCACAGGCTGTTTGCGTGCCTCGAGGAGATAAGGGGGGCGGCTGCGCTCATCGTGGCAGCGGGCATGGACGGGGCGCTGCCCAGCGTGGTCGGCGGGCTGGTGAGCTCCCCCGTCATCGCAGTCCCCACTAGCGTGGGCTACGGCGCGAGCTTCAATGGCGTGGCCGCGCTCCTCAACATGCTCTGCAGCTGCTCGGAGGGGGTTTCGGTCGTCAACATCGACAACGGCTTCGGCGCCGCATGCGCGGCGATACGCGTCATGAGGGCGATGCGCGCGGCCGGGGGGAGATGA